A region of the Mycobacterium sp. NBC_00419 genome:
GCCACTGAGCCTGAAATCGGCCGGCGATGCTGTGGTTACAGTTCGATCTCGGTGTGCGCCAGTTGGTCGACGAACTCGAGTTGGCCCAGATCCGACAAAACCTGTCGGGCCAGCAGTCCGTGACTGCGGGTCAGGGCCAACCAGAGGTGATCGGGTTCGGTAGCCGCCGCTCCGGCTTCCTGTGCCCGCTGGGACGCGGTAACGATCAGCGATCGGGCATGCGGGCTGAAGGGTAGGTGCACGAACCGCGGTGATGCCCGCTGACGGACCCCCGAGACCTGCTCGATGCGCTCCCGGATCGCCGCAGGGCTAACCCCTCGTTGTTCGAGCCCCACGGTGATCCGGTGCGACGCATCAGCGATGAGCCCGAGGAGTAGATGCGCCGATCCCACGAAGTTGCTGGCATACGAGTACGCCTCGTCATGTGCTGTCCGCACGGCCGCCCGTGCCGGCTCCCCCAGGGTTGCGAGGGCGCGCGCGAGATGCTCGGCACTAATGTGACCGTCTGGAGGAGGCACGCTAATCATGATTTGCTGATACTACAATACGGACGTATTGTAGGTTTGC
Encoded here:
- a CDS encoding Clp protease N-terminal domain-containing protein, whose amino-acid sequence is MRTAHDEAYSYASNFVGSAHLLLGLIADASHRITVGLEQRGVSPAAIRERIEQVSGVRQRASPRFVHLPFSPHARSLIVTASQRAQEAGAAATEPDHLWLALTRSHGLLARQVLSDLGQLEFVDQLAHTEIEL